One stretch of Miscanthus floridulus cultivar M001 chromosome 18, ASM1932011v1, whole genome shotgun sequence DNA includes these proteins:
- the LOC136523624 gene encoding uncharacterized mitochondrial protein AtMg00810-like → MSDLDVLSYYLGIDVRQRKEALTLDQSVYASKLLERSGMAECKPCVTSMEERLKLTKVSTVARVDATLYQSIIGGLRYLVHTRPDITFVVGYVSRFMEDPLEDHWAMVKRLLRYVKETVDQGNVFPKTSGSGLQLTVFSDADMTGDIDRRQSTSGVLVFLRSAPILWLSLK, encoded by the coding sequence atgagcgatctcgacgtgctctcctactacctcggcatcgatgtGAGACagaggaaggaggcgctcacgctcgatcagagcgtgtatgcctcgaagctattggagcggagcggcatggctgagtgcaagccatgcgtgacttcgatggaggagcggctgaagctgacaaagGTCAGTACTGTGGCgagggtagatgcaacactctaccagagcatcatcggcggtctacgctacctagtccacacgaggccggacattacgTTCGTTGTGGGCTATGttagccgcttcatggaggatcctctagaggatcactgggccatggtgaagcggctgctacgctacgtcaaggagacggtggatcaggggaacgtcttccccaagaccagcGGAAGTGGGCTACAACTCACTGTGTTCAGTGATGCAGACATGACGGGGGACATCGACAGACGACAGAGCACCTCtggtgtgctcgtcttcctcaggtcggctccaatcttatggctgtcgctgaaatag